The following are encoded together in the Plasmodium vinckei vinckei genome assembly, chromosome: PVVCY_12 genome:
- a CDS encoding ribosome-binding factor A, putative: MYLYLIILLSIFTKINYTLVIKHKANIFNHVHFLNTHIPRKQFNNATYLTKKETPRHEIYRKRFEKEIKNALQSIIYKKGIKFNYKYHIDEDIIEGITIHNVQLSPDCSVAKVIIEIMGDSVDSRQGYIWIKKNCKHIRYKLAELIKHRKRVPFLNFVLSNLSEQTQLFCEIENIREYYGDMFKDELNNELLFDKDNTQENST; this comes from the exons atgtatttatatcttataattttattatccatatttacaaaaattaattacaCATTAGTCATTAAACATAAAGCGAATATATTCAATCATGTGCATTTCCTTAATACACATATCCCAAGAAAACAATTTAACAATGCAACATacttaacaaaaaaagaaactCCTCGTcatgaaatatatagaaaaagatttgaaaaagaaataaaaaatgcattacaatcaataatatataaaaaaggaataaaatttaattataaatatcacATTGATGAAGATATAATAGAAGGTATAACCATTCATAATGTTCAGCTGAGTCCTGATTGTTCTGTAGCTAAAGTTATTATCGAAATAATGGGAGATTCTGTTGATTCAAGACAA GGATACATATGGATCAAGAAAAATTGCAAACACATTCGTTACAAATTAGCCGAACTTATTAAACACAGGAAAAGAGTTccctttttaaattttgttttaagtAATTTAAGTGAGCAAACACAATTATTTTgtgaaattgaaaatataaggGAATATTATGGCGACATGTTTAAGGAcgaattaaataatgaattattatttgacaAAGATAACACACAGGAAAATTCAActtaa
- a CDS encoding N-terminal acetyltransferase A complex catalytic subunit ARD1, putative: MLSIRKSNIYDLLAMQKCNSVNLPENYNMRYYFYHDISWPSLSQLAEDYDGKICGYTLGKLEEEDEKKGHLTSVAVLKTCRKQKLAYYLITQTHEFISKVYNVNNICLHVRVSNSAALNLYFNLLNYKIKGIEHLYYGNKEDAYQMEHIFVK, translated from the coding sequence ATGTTGTCAATAAGAAAGAGTAACATATATGATTTGCTTGCAATGCAAAAATGTAATAGTGTTAATTTGCcagaaaattataacatgagatattatttttatcatgaTATATCATGGCCTTCTTTAAGCCAATTAGCTGAAGACTATGATGGAAAAATTTGTGGATACACTTTAGGGAAACTTGAGGAagaagatgaaaaaaaagggcATTTAACGTCTGTTGCAGTTTTAAAAACGTGTAGAAAACAAAAACTagcttattatttaataacaCAGACGCATGAATTCATTAGTAAAGTATacaatgtaaataatatatgtttacaTGTAAGAGTAAGTAATAGTGCTGCTTTAAATCTATATTTTAACCTGCtaaattacaaaattaaaggAATAGAACACCTATATTATGGTAATAAAGAAGATGCGTATCAAATGGagcatatatttgttaaatAA
- a CDS encoding 40S ribosomal protein S20e, putative codes for MSKLMKGAIDNEKYRLRRIRIALTSKNLRAIEKVCSDIMKGAKEKNLNVSGPVRLPVKTLRITTRKSPCGEGTNTWDRFELRIYKRLIDLYSQCEVVTQMTSINIDPVVEVEVIITDS; via the exons ATGAGTAAATTAATGAAAGGAGCCATTGACAATGAGAAGTATAGACTTCGTCGTATTCGTATTGCTTTAACTTCCAAGAATTTGAGAGCTATAGAAAAag TTTGCAGCGATATTATGAAAGGAGCAAAGGAAAAAAACTTAAATGTATCTGGACCTGTAAGGTTGCCAGTCAAAACCTTAAGAATAACAACAAGAAAATCACCTTGTGGAGAAGGTACAAACACATGGGATAGATTTGAACTAagaatttataaaagacTTATTGATTTATATTCACAATGTGAGGTTGTTACACAAATGACATCCATCAATATAGATCCAGTAGTTGAAGTCGAAGTTATTATAACTGATTCTTAA
- a CDS encoding inner membrane complex protein 1c, putative → MDNSHLSRNSYQKIDNIDTKETSTVDRKWVALTAYQPVDVVTKTVEVPVIKTVEKFVPKTIIQEKIIHVPKNVTHIVEKIVEVPEVKYIEKIVEVPHIHYKNKYVPKIEVVEKIVERQKIIEKWHDKIVEVPQIKEVVRYKEIEDTEEVIKYVPKDSKNINWEEEYRKYTEGKAGRFSLNNTCQQKMNSYNQINENAYARNSYSRSLNIMNSKSANDQTNMRSEDFSQVNFFNQYNGESMDQHIMMPSSSFNMNGSFQFKRLPSEEAKPVGCCTSACR, encoded by the coding sequence atggaTAATTCACATTTAAGCAGAAACagttatcaaaaaatagataACATAGACACTAAAGAAACATCAACTGTCGATAGAAAATGGGTTGCTCTTACAGCTTATCAACCCGTTGATGTTGTTACAAAGACTGTTGAAGTTCCAGTTATTAAGACTGTCGAAAAATTTGTTCCAAAAACTATTATtcaagaaaaaattatccaTGTCCCAAAAAATGTTACACATATAgttgaaaaaattgtagAAGTCCCAGaagttaaatatattgaaaaaatcgTTGAAGTTCCtcatattcattataaaaacaaatatgttCCAAAAATCGAAGTTGTAGAAAAAATTGTTGAACgccaaaaaattattgaaaaatGGCATGATAAAATTGTTGAAGTTCCTCAAATCAAAGAAGTTGTTAGatataaagaaattgaAGATACTGAAGAAGTAATCAAATATGTTCCAAAAGACTCCAAAAACATCAATTGGGAAGAAGAGTACAGAAAATATACAGAAGGAAAAGCAGGAAGATTTagtttaaataatacatgccaacaaaaaatgaattcaTATAaccaaataaatgaaaatgcaTATGCTAGAAATTCATATAGTAGAAGTCTTAATATTATGAACAGCAAAAGTGCAAACGATCAAACTAATATGAGAAGTGAAGATTTTTCTCAAGTAAATTTCTTTAATCAATATAATGGAGAAAGCATGGATCAACACATTATGATGCCATCATCAAGCTTTAACATGAATGGAAGCTTCCAATTTAAAAGATTACCATCTGAAGAAGCTAAACCTGTTGGATGTTGTACTAGTGCATGCAGATAA
- a CDS encoding U5 small nuclear ribonuclear protein, putative, giving the protein MESKNNLYDEFGNYIGEDIDSDEEEYSDEVDESKDGDSEDRSDESNSNVESKEEEEEDDYDLSGNKDNKMDENDIDELKKIYDGAEVFIEEEDTQDIEQATINKINANVERISFIKKLDVEANRKNFDLVETSIPNNNFSFKYLSELMAHTNFIRNICIAGHFHHGKTTLVDRLIEHTREKTKGDSYFINKSAGGNNNNGSSTVSFFKLSDEFDEVIKKNINKNEKNTITPYNSKKMNALTSYTDTRLDEQARGLSIKSIPISLIFQNKVYENIPNNILLDKKPENLKYKSYLFNIIDTPGHVNFLDEFLCSLNICECCCLVVDVVDGCMYVTENVIKACIYENVKIILVLNCIDKLIMDLRLPPNDAYHKISYTIEEINMKIETICNLLNKTEEEKNSWILSPLKNNVLFSSSLYGIFFSLKSFSKIYCDLHNSYNINIDEFSKYLWGDIYYDEEKFKFVQSPVYSNQKRSFVEFILFPIYKIFGYVTSEEKDFLIPFLKKLNVTLKKTDYLFNNKYLLKKICTMIFEDTTAFVDVVIDNCPSPLENAKNKTLSIYSGSLKTKICYDMMRCLKGDQTDNLMVYIIKNYHRPECLVLDLFGRVMCGTLKKGQTVRILGEGYTLDDDEDMISRVITHLWIYEGRYRIEVDEVPAGNFVLIGGIDICVNKTCTITNMKRKGNKKKGIFEKKNYNNTDLGIMRNGLNDEKLFFNDDEDAEIFYPFNKKFRYIICANSVFKVACEPINPSELPKMLDGLRKIDKTYPLASTKVEESGEHIVLGTGELYLDCVLHDLRKLYGDLEIKVSDPVVQFNETITEASALNCFAETPNKKNKIYMISEPIQKELMDDIVQGLVHLKKTDNSNIDEYLHTMDKLLMKRGDKRADLLENDENSKNSDDENNENSDDGSNKEVEKDVKLDDDTEKRKSTLNYNIDQDVISLLTNKHNWDILSIRSIWEFGPENNSPNILMDESLYNETNKDNLYSIKNNIIQGFCWATKEGPLIEENMKNVKVKILRADIDDDPINRGAGQIIPTTRRAIYSSFLLATPRLLEPILFTEIICSGDSVSSVYNVLSRRRGHVLKDFPKVGTPLYMVHAYIPAIESFGFETDLRTHTSGQAFCLSMFDHWHIVPGDPLDKSVILRPLEPSPIQHLAREFLLKTRRRKGLTEDVTINRFFDDPMLLNIKGEFSEYF; this is encoded by the coding sequence ATggaatcaaaaaataatttatatgacGAGTTTGGGAATTATATAGGAGAAGATATAGATAGTGATGAAGAGGAATACTCAGATGAAGTTGATGAATCCAAAGATGGGGATAGTGAAGATAGAAGTGATGAGTCAAATAGTAATGTAGAAAGTAAAGAGGAGGAAGAAGAAGATGATTATGATTTAAGTGGTAATAAggataataaaatggatgaaaatgatatcgatgaattaaaaaaaatatatgatggTGCTGAAGTTTTTATTGAAGAAGAAGATACACAAGATATTGAGCAAGCaactataaataaaataaatgcaaaTGTCGAAAGAAtaagttttataaaaaaattagatgTAGAAgcaaatagaaaaaattttgatttaGTAGAAACATCAAtaccaaataataattttagtTTTAAATATCTTTCTGAATTAATGGCAcatacaaattttattagaAACATATGTATTGCAGGTCATTTTCATCATGGTAAAACTACTTTAGTAGATAGATTAATTGAACATACTCgagaaaaaacaaaaggggattcatattttataaataagagTGCTGgaggaaataataataatggaaGTAGTACTGTTagttttttcaaattaagTGATGAATTTGATGaggttataaaaaaaaatataaataaaaatgaaaaaaatacaataactccatataatagtaaaaaaatgaatgcCTTAACTAGTTACACAGATACAAGATTAGATGAACAAGCTAGAGGGTTATCAATAAAATCTATACCtatatcattaatttttcaaaataaggTTTATGAGAATATtcctaataatatattgttaGATAAAAAACCCGAAAAtcttaaatataaatcttatttatttaatataatagatACACCTGGAcatgtaaattttttggaTGAATTTTTATGCTCCCTTAATATTTGTGAATGTTGTTGTTTGGTTGTTGATGTAGTAGATGGGTGTATGTATGTAACTGAAAATGTGATAAAagcatgtatatatgaaaatgtaaaaataatattagtattaaattgtatagataaattaataatggaTTTAAGATTACCTCCAAATGATGCATACCATAAAATAAGTTATACAattgaagaaataaatatgaaaatcgAAACTATatgtaatttattaaataaaacggaagaagaaaaaaatagttgGATATTATCACCACTAAAGAATAATGTATTGTTTAGTTCAAGTTTATatggtatattttttagtttaaaatcatttagtaaaatttattgtgatttacataattcatataatataaatattgatgaattttctaaatatttatggggtgatatatattatgatgaagaaaaatttaaatttgtacAATCTCCTGTTTATTCAAATCAGAAAAGAAGTTTTGTTGAATTTATTCTTTTCcctatttacaaaatatttggTTATGTAACATCAGAAGAAAAAGATTTCCTAATAccctttttaaaaaaattaaatgtaactttaaaaaaaacagattatttatttaataataaatatttattaaaaaaaatatgtacaatGATTTTTGAAGATACTACAGCATTTGTAGATGTAGTAATAGATAATTGTCCATCTCCTTTAGAGaatgcaaaaaataaaactttaAGTATATATTCTGGGTCACTAAAAACGAAAATATGTTATGATATGATGAGATGTTTAAAGGGAGATCAAACAGATAACTTGATggtttatataataaaaaattatcatagGCCAGAATGTTTAGTGTTAGATTTATTTGGTAGGGTTATGTGTGgtactttaaaaaaaggacAAACTGTTCGAATATTAGGGGAAGGATATACTTTAGATGATGATGAAGATATGATATCTCGAGTGATTACTCATTTATGGATATACGAAGGAAGATACAGAATAGAAGTAGATGAAGTTCCTGCTggaaattttgttttaatagGTGGTATTGATATAtgtgtaaataaaacatgtacaataacaaatatgaagagaaaaggaaataagaaaaaaggaatttttgaaaaaaaaaattataataatactgATTTAGGTATCATGAGAAATGGgttaaatgatgaaaaactattttttaacgATGATGAAGATgcagaaatattttatccatttaataaaaagtttagatatataatttgtgcAAATTCTGTTTTTAAAGTTGCATGTGAGCCTATAAATCCATCGGAATTACCAAAAATGTTAGATGGATTAAgaaaaattgataaaacATATCCATTGGCATCAACAAAAGTGGAAGAATCTGGAGAACATATAGTCCTAGGAACAGGAGAATTATATCTTGATTGTGTTTTACATGAtttaagaaaattatatggtGATTTAGAAATAAAGGTTTCAGATCCAGTTGTTCAATTTAATGAGACAATTACTGAAGCATCAGCTTTAAATTGTTTTGCTGAAActccaaataaaaaaaataaaatatatatgatttcTGAGCCAATACAAAAAGAATTAATGGATGACATAGTTCAAGGGCTTGTACATTTAAAGAAAACTGATAATAGCAACATAGatgaatatttacatactatggataaattattaatgaaGAGGGGAGATAAAAGGGCAGACCTATTGGAAAATGATGAGAATTCGAAAAACTCGGATGACGagaataatgaaaatagtgATGATGGTAGTAATAAAGAAGTAGAAAAAGATGTAAAATTAGATGACGATACagaaaaaaggaaaagcACATTAAACTATAATATAGATCAAGATGTTATATCCttattaacaaataaacataattgGGATATATTATCTATAAGATCTATTTGGGAATTTGGTCCTGAAAATAATAGTCCAAACATTTTAATGGATGaatcattatataatgaaacaaataaagataatttatattcaataaaaaataatataatacaaGGATTTTGTTGGGCTACTAAAGAAGGGCCATTAATAGAAGAAAACATGAAAAATGTTAAggtgaaaatattaaggGCAGATATTGATGATGATCCAATTAATAGGGGAGCTGGTCAAATTATTCCAACAACAAGAAGAGCAATttattcttcatttttattagctACACCTAGATTATTAGAAcccattttatttacagaAATAATATGTTCAGGTGATTCTGTTTCTTCAGtatataatgttttatCAAGAAGAAGAGGGCATGTATTAAAAGATTTCCCAAAAGTAGGAACACCATTATATATGGtgcatgcatatatacCTGCTATAGAATCATTTGGGTTTGAAACAGATTTAAGAACCCATACCAGTGGACAAGCATTTTGTTTAAGTATGTTTGATCATTGGCATATTGTACCTGGAGACCCATTGGATAAATCAGTTATCTTAAGACCCTTAGAACCATCACCTATTCAACATTTAGCCAGAGAGTTTTTGTTAAAAACTAGACGAAGAAAAGGGCTTACAGAAGATGTAACGATTAATAGATTTTTTGATGATCCGatgttattaaatataaaaggaGAATTTTCCGAATATTTCTAA
- a CDS encoding 60S ribosomal protein L13, putative, with the protein MYKKEYVIDCKGHMLGRLASIIAKELLNGQRIVAVRCEDIDISGSLYRNRLKYQEFLRLRTNTNPKKGPLHLREPSKILWRCVRGMLPHKTPKGKIALSKLKVLVGMPYPYDKKKKYVLPGALRAFRLQKHRRFCRLGTLSSRVGWNYDELVKKKEKVRKELSKEYYKKKVSLLNEKKKIKEEALGLIKPEERKILENFGYI; encoded by the exons atgtataaaaag gaATATGTTATTGATTGTAAAGGGCATATGTTGGGAAGATTAGCTTCCATTATTGCCAAGGAATTACTAAATGGTCAAAGGATCGTCGCCGTTAGGTGTGAAGATATTGATATATCAGGAAGCTTATACAGAAACAGGCTAAAGTATCAAGAGTTTTTAAGATTAAGAACTAATACAAACCCTAAAAAGGGACCTCTTCATTTAAGGGAACcatcaaaaatattatggaGATGTGTTAGAGGTATGTTACCACACAAAACTCCAAAGGGAAAAATTGCTTTAAGTAAATTAAAGGTTCTTGTAGGTATGCCATATCCATATGATAAGAAGAAAAAGTATGTACTTCCTGGTGCATTAAGAGCATTTAGATTACAAAAGCACCGACGTTTCTGTAGATTAGGAACCCTAAGTTCAAGAGTTGGTTGGAATTATGATGAATTAGTAAAAAAGAAGGAAAAGGTACGAAAAGAACTTAGCaaagaatattataaaaaaaaagttagcttattaaatgaaaagaaaaaaataaaagaagaagCATTAGGATTAATTAAACCAGAAGAACGTAAAATTTTGGAAAATTTTGGATACATATAA